The following proteins come from a genomic window of Citrobacter europaeus:
- a CDS encoding gamma-glutamylcyclotransferase, translating into MRIFVYGSLRTKQGNSHWMTNALLLGNFSIDNYQLYSLGHYPGAVPGNGTVHGEVYRIDNATLAELDALRTRGGEYARQLIQTPYGSAWMYVYQRPVDGLTLIESGNWLDRDQY; encoded by the coding sequence ATGCGAATATTTGTTTACGGCAGTTTACGAACCAAACAAGGCAACAGCCACTGGATGACCAATGCCCTGTTGCTGGGAAATTTCAGTATCGACAACTACCAGTTGTACAGCCTGGGCCACTATCCAGGCGCCGTTCCGGGAAATGGGACAGTACACGGGGAAGTTTATCGTATTGATAACGCCACGCTGGCAGAGCTTGACGCTCTGCGTACCCGCGGCGGTGAATACGCACGCCAGTTAATTCAAACGCCGTACGGAAGTGCATGGATGTACGTGTACCAACGTCCGGTTGATGGCTTAACGCTGATTGAAAGCGGTAACTGGTTAGACAGAGACCAGTACTGA
- the tamB gene encoding autotransporter assembly complex protein TamB, with translation MSLWKKISLGVLIFILLLLGTVAFLVGTTSGLHLIFKAANRWVPGLEIGQVTGGWRDLSLKNIRYDQPGVAVNAGEVHLAVGLNCLWNSSLCVNDLALKNINVAIDSKKMPPSEPVEEEESGPLNLSTPYPITLSRVALNNINIKIDDTTVSVLDFTSGLNWQEKTLTLKPTSLQGLLIALPKVAEVAQEEVVEPKIQNPQPDEKPLGEMLKDLFSKPVLPEMTDVHLPLNLNIEEFRGEQLRVTGDTDLTVHNMLLKVSSIDGNMKLDALDIDSNQGTVKASGTAQLTDTWPVDITLNSTLNIDPLKGEKVKLKVGGALREQLEVGVNLSGPVDMDLRAQTRLAEAGLPLNIEVVSKQIYWPFTGDKQFQADDIKLKLTGKMTDYTLSMRTAVKGQDIPPATITLDAKGNEQQINLDKLSIAALEGKTELKALVDWQQAISWRGELTLDGINTAKAIPDWPSKLNGLVKTRGSLYGGSWQMEVPELKLTGNVKQNKVNVNGSLKGNSYLQWTIPGLHLELGRNSADVKGELGVKDLNLDATIDAPSLDNALPGLGGTAKGLVKVRGTVEAPQLLADITARGLRWQALSVAQVRVEGDVKSAEQIAGNLNVRVERIEQPDVNIGLVTLNAKGSEKQHELQLRIQGEPVSGQLDLAGSFDRKEQRWKGALSNTRFQTPVGPWSLNRAIALDYRNQEQKISIGPHCWNNPNAELCVPQTIDAGASGRAVVNLNRFDLAMLKPFMPDTTQASGVFTGKADVSWDTTKEGLPQGQVTLSGRNVKVTQSVNDAPLPVAFETLNLTADLHNNRAELGWLIRLTNNGQFDGQVQVTDPQGRRSLGGNVNIRNFNLAMVNPIFSRGEKAAGTINANLRLGGDVQSPQLLGQLQLSGLDIDGNFMPFDMQPSQLAVNFTGTRSTLAGVVRTQQGEINLSGDADWSQIDNWRARVAAKGSRVRITVPPMVRLDVSPDVVFEATPSLFTLDGNVDVPWARIVVHDLPESAVGVSSDMVMLNNNLQPEKPQTAGIPINSNLNIHVGNNVRIDAFGLKARLTGDLKVVQDKQGLGLNGQINIPSGRFHAYGQDLIVRKGELLFSGPPDQPLLNIEAIRNPDATEDDVIAGVRVTGTADEPKAEIFSDPAMSQQMALSYLLRGQGLDSEQSDSAAMTSMLIGLGVAQSGQVVGKIGETFGVSNLALDTQGVGDSSQVVVSGYVLPGLQVKYGVGIFDSLATLTLRYRLMPKLYLEAVSGVDQALDLLYQFEF, from the coding sequence ATGAGTTTATGGAAGAAGATAAGCCTCGGCGTGCTGATTTTTATCCTGCTGCTGTTAGGCACGGTGGCGTTCCTCGTTGGCACCACCTCGGGCCTGCATCTGATCTTCAAAGCGGCTAATCGTTGGGTTCCGGGTCTGGAAATTGGTCAGGTCACCGGCGGCTGGCGGGATCTATCGCTCAAAAATATTCGTTACGACCAGCCTGGCGTGGCGGTGAATGCTGGTGAAGTGCATCTGGCCGTGGGGCTTAACTGCCTGTGGAACAGCAGCCTGTGCGTCAACGATCTGGCGCTGAAAAACATCAACGTGGCGATCGACAGCAAAAAGATGCCGCCCTCAGAGCCGGTTGAAGAAGAAGAGAGTGGTCCGCTCAACCTTTCCACGCCTTACCCAATCACGCTTTCGCGCGTGGCGCTTAACAACATCAACATCAAAATCGATGACACCACGGTTTCGGTGCTGGATTTTACCTCCGGCCTGAACTGGCAGGAAAAAACGCTGACGCTGAAGCCAACGTCATTACAGGGGCTGCTGATTGCCCTGCCTAAAGTGGCCGAAGTGGCGCAGGAAGAGGTCGTCGAACCGAAGATTCAAAACCCGCAGCCGGATGAAAAACCGCTCGGCGAAATGCTAAAAGATCTGTTCTCAAAACCGGTGCTGCCGGAAATGACCGATGTCCATCTGCCGCTCAATCTCAACATTGAAGAGTTTCGTGGCGAGCAGTTGCGCGTGACCGGGGATACAGATTTAACGGTACATAACATGCTGCTGAAAGTGAGCAGCATTGACGGCAACATGAAGCTTGATGCGCTGGATATCGACTCGAATCAGGGAACGGTAAAAGCCAGCGGCACGGCGCAACTCACCGACACATGGCCGGTTGATATTACGTTAAACAGCACACTCAACATCGACCCGTTAAAAGGTGAAAAGGTGAAGCTGAAGGTCGGCGGCGCGCTGCGTGAACAGCTGGAAGTCGGCGTCAATTTGTCTGGTCCGGTGGATATGGACCTGCGGGCGCAGACGCGTCTGGCAGAAGCCGGATTGCCGCTCAACATTGAGGTGGTGAGTAAGCAGATTTACTGGCCGTTTACCGGCGACAAACAGTTCCAGGCCGATGACATCAAGCTCAAACTAACCGGCAAGATGACAGACTATACGCTGTCGATGCGTACCGCCGTGAAAGGGCAGGATATTCCTCCGGCTACCATCACGCTGGACGCCAAAGGCAACGAACAGCAGATTAATCTCGACAAACTCAGCATTGCGGCGCTGGAAGGAAAAACCGAGCTGAAAGCGCTGGTGGACTGGCAGCAGGCGATCAGCTGGCGCGGCGAGTTAACGCTGGATGGTATCAATACCGCGAAAGCGATCCCGGACTGGCCGTCAAAACTGAATGGCCTGGTGAAAACGCGCGGCAGTCTGTACGGCGGAAGCTGGCAGATGGAGGTTCCGGAGCTGAAGCTGACCGGCAACGTGAAGCAGAACAAGGTCAATGTGAACGGTTCGCTGAAGGGGAACAGCTACCTGCAGTGGACGATCCCTGGCCTGCATCTGGAACTGGGACGCAACAGTGCGGACGTGAAAGGGGAACTGGGGGTCAAAGACCTCAATCTCGACGCGACGATTGATGCGCCGAGCCTGGATAACGCGCTACCGGGATTAGGCGGGACGGCGAAAGGGCTGGTAAAAGTTCGCGGTACGGTTGAAGCGCCACAGCTGCTGGCGGATATCACCGCCCGCGGTCTGCGCTGGCAGGCGCTTTCCGTCGCTCAGGTACGTGTCGAAGGCGACGTGAAATCGGCCGAGCAAATCGCGGGTAATCTCAACGTTCGCGTAGAGCGGATTGAACAACCTGACGTGAATATTGGTCTGGTGACGCTCAACGCCAAAGGCAGTGAAAAGCAGCATGAGCTGCAGTTGCGCATTCAGGGTGAGCCGGTTTCCGGTCAACTGGACCTTGCCGGGAGCTTTGATCGCAAAGAACAGCGCTGGAAAGGGGCGTTAAGCAATACTCGCTTCCAGACGCCGGTCGGTCCGTGGTCGCTCAACCGTGCTATCGCGCTGGATTATCGCAACCAGGAACAGAAAATCAGCATTGGGCCGCACTGCTGGAACAACCCGAATGCGGAACTGTGCGTACCGCAAACCATTGATGCCGGCGCATCGGGACGCGCGGTGGTGAACCTTAACCGCTTCGACCTGGCGATGTTAAAACCGTTTATGCCGGATACAACCCAGGCCAGCGGCGTGTTCACTGGCAAAGCTGATGTGAGCTGGGACACCACTAAAGAGGGGCTGCCACAGGGGCAGGTCACGCTTTCCGGACGCAACGTGAAGGTCACGCAAAGCGTAAACGATGCGCCGCTCCCTGTGGCGTTTGAAACGCTGAATCTGACCGCCGACCTGCATAATAACCGTGCCGAGCTGGGCTGGCTGATTCGCCTGACCAACAACGGGCAGTTTGACGGTCAGGTGCAGGTAACGGATCCGCAAGGACGTCGTAGCCTGGGCGGTAACGTCAATATCCGCAACTTCAATCTGGCGATGGTGAACCCCATTTTCTCGCGCGGCGAAAAAGCGGCTGGGACGATCAACGCCAACCTGCGTCTGGGCGGCGATGTGCAAAGCCCGCAACTGCTCGGACAGCTGCAACTGAGCGGTCTGGATATCGACGGTAACTTTATGCCGTTTGACATGCAGCCAAGCCAGTTAGCCGTTAACTTCACCGGAACACGCTCCACGCTGGCGGGCGTGGTGCGCACGCAGCAGGGAGAAATCAATCTGAGCGGTGACGCCGACTGGAGTCAAATAGACAACTGGCGGGCGCGCGTCGCGGCTAAAGGCAGCAGGGTACGTATTACCGTACCGCCGATGGTCCGCCTGGACGTATCGCCGGACGTGGTCTTTGAAGCCACGCCAAGCCTGTTTACTCTCGATGGCAACGTGGATGTGCCGTGGGCGCGTATCGTCGTACACGACCTGCCGGAGAGCGCGGTTGGGGTTTCCAGCGATATGGTCATGCTTAACAACAATCTGCAGCCGGAGAAACCGCAGACAGCCGGCATTCCGATCAACAGTAACCTGAACATCCACGTTGGTAACAACGTGCGTATTGACGCCTTTGGTCTGAAAGCGCGTCTGACGGGCGATCTGAAAGTGGTGCAGGATAAGCAAGGGCTGGGGCTGAACGGACAGATAAATATTCCGAGCGGGCGCTTCCATGCCTATGGTCAGGATCTGATTGTGCGTAAGGGCGAGCTGTTGTTCTCCGGTCCGCCGGATCAGCCGTTACTCAATATCGAGGCAATTCGTAACCCGGATGCCACCGAAGACGACGTGATCGCTGGCGTTCGCGTCACCGGTACAGCCGATGAACCGAAGGCGGAGATCTTCTCTGACCCGGCAATGTCGCAGCAAATGGCGCTTTCCTACCTGTTACGCGGACAAGGACTTGATAGCGAACAGAGCGACAGCGCGGCGATGACCTCAATGCTTATTGGTCTGGGGGTTGCACAAAGTGGTCAGGTTGTGGGTAAAATCGGGGAGACATTTGGCGTAAGCAATCTGGCACTGGACACGCAAGGGGTGGGCGACTCATCTCAGGTGGTTGTCAGCGGATACGTACTGCCAGGTCTGCAGGTGAAATATGGTGTGGGTATATTTGACTCCTTAGCGACACTCACGCTACGTTATCGCCTGATGCCTAAGCTATATCTGGAAGCAGTGTCTGGCGTAGATCAGGCACTTGATTTGCTCTATCAGTTCGAGTTTTAG